The segment TTCTCGGCCTGCACGGCCCGCTCTCGCGCGGCGCGGAGCTGCTCCGTGCGCTCCTCGACGCGCCGCTCCAGCATCCGGTTCCACCGCTCGAGCTGCTCGTTCTGCCGGAGGATCTCCTCGCGCGCGGCGCGCAGGCTCTCGAGCATCCGGTTCCGCGTGCGGATGATCTCCCCGAGCTCGTTTCTGGCGGCGAGGGACTCGGGAACGAGTTCGGCGGCTCCCGGATCCCCCGCGCTGGCGATGTTCGCGCGCACGATCGCCTCGATCGGCCGCAGGACCGCCCGCCGCAGGTAGACGAAAACGGTCACCGACGTGAACAGGCAGATGAGCAGCACCAAGCCCAGCACCCGCAGGACGTACCCGACCGTCTCGCGGCGGAGCCGGGAGCCGCTCTCGACGATGGCGAGCCTTCCCGCGAGGCTCCCATCGGCCGCCCGGAGGGGGTAGAGGACGTAGCAGAGGCCGCCGTGCTCCCCTTCGGCGATGCCGCCGGCCGGGTCGGTGCGGCGGACGATCTCCTCGGCCGTCTCCCGGGGCCAGCCGGGATCGGCCCAGAGAAGCCGGCCGCCCGCCCCGTAGAGCGCCCGGAGTCCCGGACCTTCCGGCATCACCTCCCGGATCAGGGCCGGATCCCGCGCGGCGTCGCCGAGGGCGCCGGCGATCGAGGGCGCCGCGCGCCCGGCGGCGGCGGCGGCGAGGGCGTAGAAGTGATCGCGGCGCTCGCGGCGGAAGTGCAGCGTCATCGGCACGAGCACCGCCAGCTCGATCACGACGATCGACAGCACCATCACCGACAGGATCCGCACGCTGAGCCGGCGGAACGGGGGAATGCCGCCGGGGACGCTGGGGGACGACGAGCTCACGCGACGAGATTAGCGAGCCGGCGCGACGGCCACCAGCGCCGCCCCGCCGGGATCGGCGCCGTCACATCGCCGTCCGCATCATCATCGGCTGGGCCAGGAGCCACAGACTCTGGAACGAGAAGGCGAGCATGCCGGCGAGCATCGGGAGCTGGCTGCGGAGGGCGCGGCCCGGCTCGGGGTAGAGCGAGGCGGCGGCTCGGTGGGCGACGACGATGCCGAAGATGTGGCCGCCGAGAACGAGCAGGACCTGGATCGCCCAGCCGACTTGCACCGGCAGGACGGCATCGATCGGCATCCTCGCCGTGCCGAACAGATCCCATCCCCAGCCGAACGGATCGGAGGCGATTCGGACGAGCTTCATCCCCTCGAAGAAGACGTGCTGCAGGTTGTGCGCCAGGTGGTAGCAAAGGGCGATGGGCAACAGCGAGTAGGCGAAGCGGATGAAGAGCTGCCGGACAGGA is part of the Acidobacteriota bacterium genome and harbors:
- a CDS encoding HAMP domain-containing protein produces the protein MRILSVMVLSIVVIELAVLVPMTLHFRRERRDHFYALAAAAAGRAAPSIAGALGDAARDPALIREVMPEGPGLRALYGAGGRLLWADPGWPRETAEEIVRRTDPAGGIAEGEHGGLCYVLYPLRAADGSLAGRLAIVESGSRLRRETVGYVLRVLGLVLLICLFTSVTVFVYLRRAVLRPIEAIVRANIASAGDPGAAELVPESLAARNELGEIIRTRNRMLESLRAAREEILRQNEQLERWNRMLERRVEERTEQLRAARERAVQAEKLAEIGRLAASVAHEVNNPLGIIAASAEDLRRHLAALPDRDAGAERPFQIILSQVERCRRIIDALLNFSRRTACEPERIEVGPFLARTVELVRRRAEREGKAIELAVDDGRARVLAMPTQLQQSLVNLLENALDASPPGAPVVVGARRRGTGTVEIYVCDRGPGMEPDVQRQIFEPFYTTKEPGRGAGMGLTIASQFVRAQGGTLTCESEPGRGSTFRIGLPAVEESDRGPEDSPADSR